CATTATTTCTACCAGTTTGGCGTCGTTCTTTTTGCATTCTTCCGATGCCTCACTCCACAGTTTCTCCTCCGGGAATACTTTGTACATTTTCATCGCGAAACCATACTTCTCCCATCCGTCGCATGTAGCTATAACCAATAGAATACGTTATACCGCTGACTGATCGCGGTTAGAAATCATCGAGAAATTATTGaaggtgaaaatatccgattattTCCCCCAACTTTAATAGAAACCAAAGGGTTGacgtttttatcttttttttttttgtttatgttGCGCGTTGCAGGAGCCATTGATCACAGATTTAGCGGTTTATCTTACACAAAGTGAATGAATTTTGCtctcattttctattcgtAACTCACCTTGAGGATCTTTGAAATACGCTGCAAAGAGGAAAAACATCAGAGAACAAAACACGTAAACATACGAACCAGGATGCAAAGTTCTAAAGTCAGTTTCGTGACTGAAAGATCGATTTTTCCAGCTACACTGTTTGTCAACATACAATGTACGTAGCCTCGagttatttctttgtttaaaaCAACACCCGGGACAttctcaaatgaaaataacacaataagatgaaaaactAAGAGAGAAATTTCGGTTCGACTCAAATCTAtacgagccattttcaaaatctaattcattaatGTAAGGAAATGTAataagccattttcaaaatctaatttatcaatgtaatgaattgaaaatggctcatagataAACGTCAGATTCTCTACTAGTTTTTTCATCCTATCGTGGATTTTTCAATGTATTGATATCATGCATTTCACTTGATCTTTTATCGTTAAAATCTCTGAGAGAATGTCTCGTTGTTTTACCTGGTTTTTCGCAGATAAAGGCACGCTTTGCCGTAGCACAGTCGCAAGTTGACCATTCACCAGTAGCGTCCATTTGACCACATCCATCGGTAGTAGTACCGGCTAAAATAGTAAACAAAATGGATGGAATTGTCGATTGAAACAACTTCCTTAATAATCGTAGTGGTGTATGTAGGAAGTGCTAGGAGGTATTACTTGACCGTCACGTATATTTATAGAATGTGAATGAGAAATGATTCtcaaatgaattgaatgagTTCTTATCATTCAGTAGATCAATAGCAAACTCTTGATGAACACTTACTGGTAGTCATTGGGGCGAAAGCGTTGCCCTGAAAAACATAATACgcattgatgatattttcaatctCATAGCGCTCACAACATTTAACTTATGGTTTAACGAATCTAGTTAACCGCCTCGGTCAATTAACTCTGGCTGGGATATCTGATCAATAAATTCAGACGGTATGGCGATATTATGCAGATGATGTACGGAAGATTGACTGGTTCCTAGTTTTAAAGGTTAATCTAGTAAACAGccttttgttgtttattttatttcattattcttttttttttagtttggGAATCGAGGTCTCGGGTCTCTACGCAGTCGTTGCAGCGGTGGGTTCAAATTATCTCGAGTGCCCTTTGCGAACATTTTGTTAACATAGACGATTGGTGCATTTCAATACGGTAGCCCCTACCGGGTACTTTGTCTTTTTGGACATCGAAGTGCCCTTCTGGGAGGTGACAAATCCGTCTGCTCCTGTGTGTATAGACATTTCTTGAACCGTGTTTTGAATAAACTTCCATATATTTCTCTTGGATACTGGCATTATATAGTTCAGATGTTACTATATcgttgtttattttattttgtggCACAACTTTACTCTCATTTCGCTTTGATGTTATTTCAGCTCTTAGTCTGGTAGGAGGTTAACAAACTGCAACCATCAttgataaaaaatctaaaaatcttgTTGTCTTTCGTACACACATTTCGAGCTGTTATCAGTACTTACATCGTAGGCAAATATGTTGTTGTCGAGATATTGGTAACCGAAAATGGCTGAGTCGATTCCGAATTTAGTCAAAGCAGCTGACGCACGAGaatgaaacaaataagaaCATGTCAAACACATCCGATTGAAAAGAATGAAATGTAATTAATGTGTTTCGTTCTAAATTCTAATGGGATAAAAATCCGTGGGAGTTTTAAAGGCGTTGTTATTGTTTCAACTATCGCCAGGTTTAATTGCTTTAGACGTGTCGAATTCATGGTTTGATTTCTTTATCTCTTTTGTAAAAGCAAACAGTATTCGAATGAACAAAACCCGCACAGTTGATGATGCGGCAATTTCTTTACTGATTTTTCTAACCAAATTTCATAACTAGAGAGACGAAAAtatcaactgtgggttttgttCATTAACTCTGAATAGATACTGAAATCAATATCAATGTTACAATCATATCAGTATCCGGGACGTTTGATTGATAAGGAAATTAGGTCAAATATGACGAGAGTCTACATTTTCAACGGTCATGATTTTAGTCGAAAATTCAACTGAAATCTTAGGTCCATAAAATAAGAACTAAGATGGACAAAGGTCATTTCATCCTATGATCCTGTAATTatgtaataatttattttgcaaaataaaaaattcatttattcatgatTTTAGTCCAACATTCAACTGAAATCGTAGGTCCATAAAATAAGAACTAACATGGACTTAAGATGGTCTCGTATTGGAGCCCTTGTGCACCTTTCCCTATAATAGTCTGTAGACAATCTCGACGGAAAATTGACGCAAAAGgttgatttcattttaaccTGGTATGTAAACCGCATTAAGTCGAGGCATGATAACGTAGCATTTTCTCGTTGAGTTCTTTGAGACCTTTTTACCGTTAGGCCATTTTAACTTACCAGCTAAGCCTCTATTTTGAAGACCATCATTGATCTTAGCAAGGTGGCCGCCGGCGACGAGATTCTCGCAGGCCGTTTTGGCTTCGCTGACACTCAACAAGTCCTTATTTACGTAGAAACAATTTCCGCTCTCTTGGAACCAGGAACCAGCAGTTATTCCGCATGGTCGGCCATATTTCAAACCTGAAgataaaacatgaaaaataaactagaaCGTTTGTGCAATTCTGACACCAAGATTCGCCAGTTTCCTGTCTGACCCAagattattcattttctattatctCGGGTCAATCTTCAAATATTTACAGTACGGAATTGTTTTGTCTTACATTTTTCGACATTGGTCATTGGAGGTGGAGGTGGCATCGGCATTCGGGGTGGACCACCTGGCCAACCGCCGCCTGAAAACGGGaatccaaatccaaatcctGAAAATAAGATAGATCGATCCGTTTTTACgtatttttacaatatttgagTTTGTAATTGGAGACAGGCAAAATGTGCCAAGCGAGGAGGTAGTCATTCTTtgtgataaagttgataagaTTAGATTGCAGGCTCGCTCGGATCGAAACTTACCATTGACAGAACCGGTAAAGAAACCGATCAACACTACACACAATAACATCGTTGAAACCTGTGTCGGTGAAAAATTTCGAAATGAAGATTCGCTCAAAGTGACAAATATATAGATGAACTTTATGTACTTCCTTAAGTCCAAACAAAATGACACCTTGTTTCTCTTCACACCCAGCGTCGAAAAAATAACGTTCTAAaacgtaaaaaaaaaacagaatcgCCCACCCGCGTGATATGTtaagaaacaaataaaatttaCATGTGTGATCCGATCCTCAACGGGTTTGATAATCATTCCGTTTATAATTGGTGTGGCATAATATACGTGGCGTAATAATATATCAAGGATTCACAAACTTAGAGTTTAGTGTTGATTCAATATCTGCATCATCCCTGTTGCAATCAGAAATACCTCCCGAGAAATCTGACAATCGAGCACTAtctttgttgtttttttttctaatttcaaaatctttttcaaatttcatatttagGTTCATTTCCtttcaaattcataatctCACCATTCATTTTACTTTGAAGTTGTTTAAAATGGTTTGGCGTATCTCTTGGAAACAAGTGAATACCgatgtaaaataaaaaatgaaaatccccCAAAGGCATTTACTCATTATAAAAATGTATCCTCGCGaaaagtttttatttctacatttttttaaaccaaaatgaaaataaaaacctcatttcaaaaatctgCTCAAAAACTTCGTATCAGAATGGAATGGGTAATGGTGGATTTAGTGTTTGCGTATAGGATCGAATAAATCGatgtgaaattatatttttttattgtgaAACTGCGACTTACCTGTTGATCTAAGGATGCGACGTCTGAATGTCTTAAAAACGTCTGAAACAAGTATTTCACAGACGTTCTCCGAACATTGATATATCTCCACCATACAGCTGTGACCCTGGTCAGGTGACATACCAGTCTCAATTCATCCATCTCCGCCAACAGTTACAATAAACCCCTACGCCACAGACACCATATTGCcaacaacaatttttttcatatttctttgatattgcacattgtggatttaattgttttcaaCTCCAATCAATCCAAGCTAGTCATCTCCCGTGTTATTCTAGTCGGGCATGTAGCCTTTTCGTACTCTTCCACGATCTTATGCTTTACCTgtttttctgttgttgttgtgtttttaatcttttactTAATCAATCGTCGCAATTAGgtttttagttttaaatgaAACCTTCCGTTCGCCACTGCACCATCCTCCtttggcagggattcgaacctgatggtatcGAGACTGCAACGTGACTCCAGTCTAAAACCCATCTGTTCATCGAAgctttgaattaaaacatcttGAATTCTCTCTTTTCTCTTATCATTTTTCTAGTAAGTTAAGCCAATGAGCATATTTCATGCATATTCGTTTAGGCTCAATTAACTATAAACTATCATATATTAGAATGATAGGTTGACACGTTGTTTCTCCGTTGTGCCGAGCCCCGGCTGGCCGAGTATCTACCCCGTACATaacttttttgaaaatcatgatcaagctgaCAATAACAGAACCGGCAGCAATAGAAATGAATCGAAATGGATTTAACGCCGTAAGCTAATCGGGAACCTTCGACCTTCtttggcaatcgaggattccacttaaggcaggcgaggatccgccaaattcgctagtagttactccGTTTTCGCGTTCggtttcttcaaaatttcaataaaaaccgaatgaactttttcttaaaaaaaatctattattaatgaaaactataccTATATCTGAGCAGAAAAACATGAAttcattctatatttttgGTGGGTGCTGTGATAATGAGCCTAAAAATTCAGTTaaaagttaattgaaaatgaactaattttgataagatatataattttatttctcTCCAACCATTTTCATGGTACGTGGAgggaaaaataattttgtttataaatatttacatatcaagaaaaaatttataaagattttaaaaacataacaacattatttacaatatatacaaatacagtGTACTATTTACAATCGACAGACTACAGGAGGGGATCTAAGTACATCTAAACTATCttcaataaattatgctaattgaaaatttggagTTCTTAATATATCAAAGTTTCTAAATGTGTCTAAATTTGGTATGGTTTCGCGAAGTTCGGTAAGAAGGGTACAATCAAAGAGAACATGTAATTCATCCTCAAAAAACATTGCAGATTGGGCACATTCTTTCGTTTCTATGTAGATGGAGATTAGAAACCTATGCACAGGTGATAGGTGAGACCCAATTCTAAATTGTACGTTCTCGTATAAGGATATcataaatagattttaatttgCGGAAATGAACATTTTGCGGaacaaaaaaacatgaaaaaacaCTTATGCGCATTCATAGGGATTCATCGAAATCCCCGGACGGATAAAGCATGGAGACAGTACCTAAAGGCTGGCTTAAGTCAGCCTTAACTGGAACATCATGATTTCAATCATTGGGTTCGAGTCACTGCAACAGGACCTTACCAAGCTGAGGGCAGGGGGCCGCCTCGACCGAGAGATTTTGGAAAAGAGCCCTTTTTGCATCTATGATTGTTATGTGCAATAAAAAGGCCACTTTTCAGGTTTATCTGCCCCCTCTCAAGAATCAATTCAAGGTACGGCCCTGAAAAAAGCTGAAATATCTACGGAATTTTGATCCACCACGGCATGAAATATTGTTCGTAACTGAATAGACGAGCGGCCCAAGTGCCGGGTGCCCTGGCGCTGCCGAAATAAGTCGTCGTGCCGTTGGCTAAAAACGCGCCCCAGAATCCAAACGATCCGATCGTTAGAATCGAGTGGTTTGATTTCGATAAGATCGCCAGATCGACAAGACGATCCGTGCAGGGACAAAACGCCGTGTTCGGCATCGAGCCGAATTTCTCGCGGCACCATTTCAAATCGTCACTGCATATCACGTATAAAACGTTATCGTATAATCTTTCCATAATTGCCATCgctttattgaaataatccaTCGTCGGTTGCCGCATACCCAGTTTGTCATGATTATGTGTGTTCGTAATGTCCCCACGACGAACATGAATGCCCACGTATGTCACTTTTGTACTATGTCTTTTTGTTCGATGTTTTCGTGTATAATTTGCCGTTGCATTCGCCAGGAAGGATTCGGCTGCGTCTGTAACCGGCTTCCTGAACGTGAACTCTCGTCGCAGCTGATCGGACGCGTGCGGATGGAAATAGCGCCAATTCTGAAAAAATCCCCACAGCACAAAATTGCCTTTGATCTTGACAGTTTTCATCAACTTCGGGTCGAAAAAGCAACAATTCTCATTGTAGcgatttgaatttttcgtGACTCGGGATTGGTATTCACTGTCCGGGTATTTTTCAGCACTTATGTCGAATATTTTCCGCAAACCGTTTCCTTCGTTGAGGTAGATGGGCACGTTACCCCTTGCCAACGCTACTCCAACAAGAGCGGCGTACTGAAACATATTATTGCCCAGCCTTCCCTGTGTAAAGACCGTCATGCTGGAATTAGCGGCGACGTTCTTATCGATTTTTTTCGGTGTAGGTTTAGGTGTTGTTCGTTTTGTCTGCGGACGCTGTTTCTCAGTTAACGTCTGCGGACGCTGTTTATCAGTTATAATCAGAAGTTGTTGTTTATTGGTCATTGCTGTCGTTTGATACACAAAATAGACAGTAGAAATGACGAATAACATCATGCATAAAATAGCTAAGAAATGCCGCCTCGTAGGGTTCATCAATCCGATCAATGTACGGATAAACATCATTATTactgaaataataaaataaacgACCATTTAGTGATTCAATTATCCTTAATCAAATCCTAATAAAATGAGGAATATATTTAGGTAAACCTCCCTGCCCAGGCCTCCCTGACTTCTGCCCAGAGGATTTCAACGTGCATTGATCTGGCATAATTAGATTGGCCAAGAGATCGAAGCCACGGTTCCAAACCGCAACTTGAAGTTGAACcttgatttcatatttctctTTACAAGAAACAGTTAGATGTAGAAGTATGTTACAATCGTGAAAAAACTCACAAATGGAGACGCAGTAGTGAAAGCAGTTCAGCCACTTGCATGTAGTCGTCTCTCTACGCTTTCCAACATGACTTCTCTCGAAATAGTTACTTATATAACAATTTCATGAGAGAAGTCAGCGTTAGATATTAGTGATTTAAACTTAGGATGATGATTTCATCTTCTAAACTTACTTGAACTCTATAgatatttgctgtaaaatactTCTGCAAGTAGCTGCCTAGTTGAGTATTCATGCGAAGTAATGTACCGGGTAAAGACTTACATAGGGCTGAACATTACATCTTATGGAAAACCGGTTATCATTGAACGTGAAATATATTctgataaatacaaatttttcaatGCCTTGACCTACTCGACTTGTAATGCCGAAGAAAGCAATTCTATGGGATTATACGAATGATTTGGATTCCATTGACAATTCCATATGATACGTGTATTTACATGTTGCTAGTCTCAGAGtagttttttgttgttttattttttgttttttttttgtagtagGTTTGCCAATGCACTTCTTGTACCGGGAGTCTCTTTTACAAGGTTTAGAAATGGTTCTCCATATAGTTGAAAGGAGATTTTAACTTCACTATAAGGAGGTATCCACTATAAGAGAAGGTTAAAATCTCTAGGACCTccaattaaaaataaaattttcctTTTAAGGCTATTACTGAAACATTGTAAGACGGAAGCCTGTTGGATCCTCTAGTTATCGAAAGGTCTTTTAGTTAGAAATTCATCAGTAATTGTttgatacatgaaatatagttagaattaaattcttttcaaaagataaCCATTATAAATTTCCGGAAATATCTAGAAGCACAGCATGTTCCAGATTGCAGTAAAAACCGATAGACTACGGAATTTTGATCCATTCCGGCATGAAATATTGATCGTAACTAAAGACAATATCGGCATCTGAACCGAGTGCCCTGGCGCTGCCGAAATAAGTCGTTGTACCGTTGGCTAAAAACGCGCCCCAGAATCCAAACGATCCGATCGTTAGAATCGAGTGGTTTGATTTCGATAAGATCGCCAGATCGACCAGACGATCCGTGCCGGGACAAAACGCCGTGTTCGGCATCGAGCCGAATTTCTCGCGGCACCATTTCAAATCATCACTACAGATCACGTAAAACACGTAATGATATAAACTTTCCATAATTGTCATcgcttttttgaaataatccatCGTCGGTTGCCGCATACCCATTATTCTATAGCCGATGGTTGTAATGTCGCCACGACGAACATGAATGCCCACGTATGTCAATTTTGTACTATGTCTTTTTGTCCGATGTTTTCGTGTATAATTTGCCGTTGCATTCGCCAGGAAGGATTCGGCTGCGTCTGTGACCGGCTTCCTGAACGTGAATTCACGTCGCAGCTGATCGGACGCGTGCGGATGGAAATAACgccaattctgaaaaaaaaccaTTCAGCACAAAATTCCCTGCGATCTTGACAGTTTTCATCAACTTCGGGTCGAAAAGGCAACAAGTCTCGTTGTAGCGATTGGTATTATTTTCGACTCGAGATTTGTATTCACTGTCCGGGTATTTTTCAGCACTTATGTTGAATATTTTCCTCAAACCGTTTCCTTCGTTGAGGTAGATGGGCACGTGACCTCTAGCTAACGCGACCCCAACAAGAGCGGCGTACTGAAACATATTATTGCCCAATCGCGCCAGTGTAATGACCGTCATGCTAGAATTAGCGGCAACATTCTTATCGATTTTTTTCGGTGTAGGTTTAGGTGTTGTTCGTTTCGTTTGCGGACGCTGTTTCTCAGTTAACGTCTGCGGACGCTTTTTCTCAGTTAACGTCTGCGGACGCTGTTTCTCAGTTGTCGTCTGTCGACGTAGTTTCTTAGTTGAAGTCGTAGGTTGTTGTTTACTGGTCATTGCTTTCGtatcaaacaaaaaataaacggTCGAAATTACGAATAACATCCCGCAAATACTAACTAAGAGATGCCGCCTCGTAGGGTCCATCAAACTGAACAATGTACGGATAAACATCATTACAacttaaataatgaaattgaagACCATTTAGTGATCCAATTATCCTTAATGAAATCCTAATAAAATGAGGAATAGATATAGGTAAACTTCCCAACTTCTGCCCAGAGGATTTCAACGTGCATTGATCTGGCATAATTAGATTGGCCAAGAGATCGAAGCCACGGTTCGAAACGGCAATTTGAAGTTGAACcttgatttcatatttatatttctctttacaaaaaacaattagaaagttAAAGCAGTTCAGCCACTTGCATGTAGTCGTCTCTCTACGCCTTCCAACATGACTTCTCTTGAAATAGTTacttaccgtaaaaaccggcgtataagtctacgcggcgtataagtcgaggtcgatttttagacttacatttcatgattttaacatatatctggcttataagtcgagtcccttctcttagaagaataattactagtatcattatattgaatagtttgttttgataacgaTGTGTGCCTTCACGCACGTCACCACGCGTCAGCCTGATTGCTAATACATAAATTGAACtatagaaaaaatgaagacCGTGGGAACGGGACAGTATCCGATATCAATCTACAAAATCTTCTCTCTTTGATTTGAATGTAACTGAAGTGAATTCGTCTTAGGAACCGTCACGATTAATTAAAAACACCTACCTATACCCTACTCATAACCACGCCCAAGTTCGCGTTTATCATGCATTAACACTCACCGAAACACcgtatgaaatcatttgaaattccaCTAACATTGCCGTTATCGTGTGTGGGTGTTCTTGATAAGCGGTACAACGAGTAAGCATCGTTCTATTTATGCTTCAAGGAATTACGCATTACTATTTCCCGATGGGTTTTCCCGAACGAAAAAAGTTACTTGCTGGAAGAATAGTTCCGAAGACTATCTATCTGGTATTTCAGCAATTTAGATAATCGTCACTTACTGAAAgaatattgttatttcgaCAGTTCCGATGACTTTCTATCAATCTGGTATTTTAGCAATTTAGCTACCCGTTAAGCGACAACGTTGACAGTACGAAATTTAATTTGCTGGGTCATTACAAAAAAACGTATGGAAACGTATGTTACGCTAGTTAACCAGGCACATAACTCATTTTAAGTCGTGACTATACTAATCGTAATCGGAATAAAGATATCA
This sequence is a window from Tubulanus polymorphus chromosome 9, tnTubPoly1.2, whole genome shotgun sequence. Protein-coding genes within it:
- the LOC141911289 gene encoding secretory phospholipase A2 receptor-like, translated to MLLCVVLIGFFTGSVNGFGFGFPFSGGGWPGGPPRMPMPPPPPMTNVEKCLKYGRPCGITAGSWFQESGNCFYVNKDLLSVSEAKTACENLVAGGHLAKINDGLQNRGLAAALTKFGIDSAIFGYQYLDNNIFAYDGNAFAPMTTTGTTTDGCGQMDATGEWSTCDCATAKRAFICEKPAYFKDPQATCDGWEKYGFAMKMYKVFPEEKLWSEASEECKKNDAKLVEIMSLKENNFIHNMLLPGKSAFIGLHRTDFANTGKPFVWNENKDVYKKWTETSVTVPNPIPAGEAYCAALKKDQSWELVECELAKHASICSYRNPTI
- the LOC141911069 gene encoding galactoside alpha-(1,2)-fucosyltransferase 2-like isoform X1, yielding MRIYTNPVIMMFIRTLIGLMNPTRRHFLAILCMMLFVISTVYFVYQTTAMTNKQQLLIITDKQRPQTLTEKQRPQTKRTTPKPTPKKIDKNVAANSSMTVFTQGRLGNNMFQYAALVGVALARGNVPIYLNEGNGLRKIFDISAEKYPDSEYQSRVTKNSNRYNENCCFFDPKLMKTVKIKGNFVLWGFFQNWRYFHPHASDQLRREFTFRKPVTDAAESFLANATANYTRKHRTKRHSTKVTYVGIHVRRGDITNTHNHDKLGMRQPTMDYFNKAMAIMERLYDNVLYVICSDDLKWCREKFGSMPNTAFCPCTDRLVDLAILSKSNHSILTIGSFGFWGAFLANGTTTYFGSARAPGTWAARLFSYEQYFMPWWIKIP
- the LOC141911069 gene encoding galactoside alpha-(1,2)-fucosyltransferase 2-like isoform X2, whose amino-acid sequence is MMFIRTLIGLMNPTRRHFLAILCMMLFVISTVYFVYQTTAMTNKQQLLIITDKQRPQTLTEKQRPQTKRTTPKPTPKKIDKNVAANSSMTVFTQGRLGNNMFQYAALVGVALARGNVPIYLNEGNGLRKIFDISAEKYPDSEYQSRVTKNSNRYNENCCFFDPKLMKTVKIKGNFVLWGFFQNWRYFHPHASDQLRREFTFRKPVTDAAESFLANATANYTRKHRTKRHSTKVTYVGIHVRRGDITNTHNHDKLGMRQPTMDYFNKAMAIMERLYDNVLYVICSDDLKWCREKFGSMPNTAFCPCTDRLVDLAILSKSNHSILTIGSFGFWGAFLANGTTTYFGSARAPGTWAARLFSYEQYFMPWWIKIP
- the LOC141911114 gene encoding uncharacterized protein LOC141911114 isoform X2, with protein sequence MTSKQQPTTSTKKLRRQTTTEKQRPQTLTEKKRPQTLTEKQRPQTKRTTPKPTPKKIDKNVAANSSMTVITLARLGNNMFQYAALVGVALARGHVPIYLNEGNGLRKIFNISAEKYPDSEYKSRVENNTNRYNETCCLFDPKLMKTVKIAGNFVLNGFFSELALFPSARVRSAAT
- the LOC141911114 gene encoding uncharacterized protein LOC141911114 isoform X1; its protein translation is MILVIILLREGTRLISQIYVKIMKFVMMFIRTLFSLMDPTRRHLLVSICGMLFVISTVYFLFDTKAMTSKQQPTTSTKKLRRQTTTEKQRPQTLTEKKRPQTLTEKQRPQTKRTTPKPTPKKIDKNVAANSSMTVITLARLGNNMFQYAALVGVALARGHVPIYLNEGNGLRKIFNISAEKYPDSEYKSRVENNTNRYNETCCLFDPKLMKTVKIAGNFVLNGFFSELALFPSARVRSAAT